A segment of the Coffea arabica cultivar ET-39 chromosome 8c, Coffea Arabica ET-39 HiFi, whole genome shotgun sequence genome:
GCGCAAACTTCAAAGTGAAAACCCCGCAACTCGCCCCGTCTGTCTGTTTTAGTTTGTGTTTTACAAGAATAAATGTCCAGGGTTGATTTTCGTGGAAAATTTCCATCAAAATCCAttcctaaaaaaggaaataaatacagCAGGTTTCGAATGTTAGAAAAATGTTACCTTCTTCGGAAACGAAGCTAAGGTACGCTTTTGGAGTATACTCACCACAGATTGCATCAAACCTTGGTAGATGGTTTTGTAATTGTCCATAGAATCAACAATGTACACCTGTTTGTCCTTGACATGTGCAATCATGAGCAACCAATGATTTGAATAAATGATTGGGAAAAAAATCTGCAATCGCATACAACAAGCAATGTTGAATGTGTTAAAAGCTAAGGCATGTTAGGCTAAATCCAATTCCACTAACATGCAGCTGCTACTCATATTGTATAAGAATGTTAAGGCGAGAATGATAGCTAATGTTTACCTTTTCAGGATTTGACTGATAGTCGTCATTGCTTTGATCAACGAATGTCTTTTTGGTTGCGGGAGATATGCATGGATAGTCTAACACGCATTTAAGCTACAACCAAGTGATTGAGAAGCAAGTATTAGGTCCACATTTTGCAAGGCACAACAGCAcatacaataattttcgttACGTACCCAAAACATAGGATTGAAGAAAACGAATTGCTTATATTCTTTCTGGAGTAAGTGAAGGTACTGGGTCACAACCTTCACAGAATGGAACAAATTCAAACATTCAACATCGAGTGGACAATTTTTAGCGAGATTAGTGAACAAGGTAGGCCTGTGCAATCGCATAAAAAACTTACTTTGTCACTGATTAGTGTGTCCTGAAGCATCACTTCCTCCAGTTCTTCTCTTGTAATATCAAAGAGATGCTGCCTATCTAGTGTACTCACACAGCTGTGAACAATGATTGACATGATTACAATAATCAGATGAAAGCGAGATCAGTGTTAGCCAAAGAAAATACCGATACTTTAACATACATCTGCGGGACGAGTTCTCTGACATGAAAGCGTACGGCTTCTTTCAATTCATCAGGTGCTACGCCGGAAGCTTGTGGTAGACACTGGACAATAAAGGTATTAGCATATAAAAAGGGGATTACATGAGAGTGCAAGAGCATGTCTTACATCTCGTAGAAATGGCAATTTCTCAATTCCGCAGTCCTTCACTTCGATGGCACCAACCCTTTGTAAAATTTGTGTCACTTTATCCGCAACCTAGTCATACAAATATTGGGTTATGCTCCTGTGTTGCCATcgagaagaagaaacaaaaaggagTAAAATAACTTTGTCACATACACTTGCCCCTTTTCTGGTTTGTTCAGACAGTATGACAACATCTTGAAGGTGTGCCTTTTCCCCCACAACCGGCCCCACCTCGACCCCAGCACACTTCCCCCCCTTATCCATCTTATTTATTTCTTCAACTTTTCTATTCGCGTCCCCAGTCTCACCAATGACAGCATCAGAGGTATAGGATTTCTTCCACATCCAACCACCATCTTCAGCTTTGAATGCCAGTTTTTTGAAGTACGATACTCCCATATTTTGGGCGTAAAATCCTCTGTCAACATGGTCAGCCAAGAATGGCACATTAAAGCGCCTAAAGAGCCTGGTCAGCAACATACCAAATGGGAGATGTGTTCTCTTATTCTCCCTGCTCTTAATCTTCCTAATCCTGTTGAGCATTGTTGCAATGATCAAATTGGCTATGTTGACGGGTTGTTTGTGTAACATATGCCACAATATAACTCTTTCTAATGCACTAATGGAAGTGATACTTCCGGCTTTGGGTAAAATGTTATGAGTTATTATCAGATGTAACAGCCGTGGCAACACTTTCATATACGGCGCATAAAACTTAGTTTTTTTCCCCGTGTTCATAACTCTGTCACCATTTTGCCTAatctctccaagaaattctaggTCATTGTACCCCTTCACAGCAACCTTATCTACATTCTTTGCGCTAATCCGTTTATAGTCAACAGTGTATCCACTGTCAACCAACCCAAACTCTGAACACAAAACCTCGGTAGACACTGACACTTCTACATTCCTAACGACTGAACGCAGAACTGACTTCTGCTTATTTGCCCTACAGTTAGCATAGAATTCCCTAACCATCGCATCATAGCACTTGTCATTATTTGCCatcaaatttaacaaattttgggcATTCAGATATTCCGTGATATCAATACACTCACCAGCGAGAGCTTCTACGTCGACCCACATGCCTGCATACACTGGAAGACTCATACAGGCCTCCATGTTACTGCCTATGCTTGCTCCGGGATGCGATTCAATTGTTGAGTACTTTGAGCAACAGAGGAAGCGAACGCGATAAATCTACTTCTTCTTCGACCTTGCCGCGAAAAACTTTTCGAAAAGCTCCAAATTTCAGAAAGGGGGGGGAAAGCTTTAACCGAAACTGTTAAGTGTGTTTACACAACAACGGAGCTTTTGATGGGCTAAACAGGAGAAACGATGAGAAGTTCACGAAAGACAAGCTTTTTGTGGGATAATTGATGAGGCGGGGACGGGCGTGGAGGGGAGGCAAACCCGATTTACATATTCGAAAATCAACCCGTTTCGGTATTGGAGCGTGTATTCGAATCGGGTTATGCGCAAGCCAAATAACTTTGGCAGCAGATTACAATCTATATAATAACAAATGTAATTATGcttttatataattaattaatattatatacacatatattatAAGGGATACCCTCAGAAACCTCCCCCGAATGTCCttatggaaaaatcatgaaatggaTAATTTATGGACGATAGCCAAAAAGAGCTCCCGTTTTATTCAACAActtgtttattttcatttcatccgataaataaatttgtttacggaaaaatgggtactcttttCTTATAATAAAGGAGAGCCATAAAGAGCATCACTTTTATTGTAAATCgagtttattttttatattatccgataaatatatttatttctggAAAAAAGGGTACTCTGTTATTATAATGCAGGAAgaccataaagagctggtcttttactACAAAGTGATACTTTACAGACTGGGACCACGATTTGGATTATCAAATTATgcaaagaaaattatgtcattattatatattttttgttatgcattgtataattatactaatatattatatCACTATACAGTATATTATacattaattaaaattttttataaatgtatattataaatactGTTATAgtatatatttacatattactatttaaatatatttataaatgtattttatatgtgcatataattataatatatatgtgtatatagtaATATAAAATTAAAGATTAGCATAATTATATAATGCATTATATGAATATgtataataattaattaattaagttgACAAAATCATTCAGCAATTTTCtttggataatttcataaatcaaatcgtgGTCTATTCATCGTAGTATCACATTGTCTTAAAAGACAAGCTCTTTATGGCTtgcctccattataagaacagagtaccctttTTTCCATAAGTAAATTGTTTTGCAGTATCTAATCAACCACCATTTCGTTTGTACTTAGTAAACTTCTCACTTCACTACAGTATCCGTCACGTAGATCACTGCTGAGGAGTTCCCTCTTTACCTTCTAACTATCATCCTTTATTCTTACATTTCATACACGTTTGTCTACAACGGCGTTTTGTCGAGAAAATGTCAGAACATACAAGGGCCAAGATAAGCTGTTTATGTTTTCATACCAGTAATATTAAGAGAGTAAGAAGTAGCGGTCAATTCAGTTGGCAAACATAAAAAAAGCGTAACGATGTGTTGTCAACATTCAATCTTACACACTAACGATATGGCAGGGCAGCACAAATTGCTCGAATTTCTTCATCGCAAGCGCACCCTTCACATGTACTCTCCTCCACTTCATCGGGATGCATAGGCCATGAAGATGTTTTCCTCTCATGTGTCATGGCACAACAAATGGGCGTTGGGTTTAGAAACACAGGATTCTTGACCCATATCATCCTCAGCAGCGCTCGCAAATTCTGACGGCAAAGATTCACTCTGCCTTGAAGAAGTCTGGATTTCATGAGCAGTCTCATACCTTTGCGCTTTAACTCGTCCCCACCAACAAAGATGTAAATTATTCCCAACGCATATGCAGCATCGGCATGGCCTGAATTAGCAGCTTCTTCCAGGTTTTCCAATGCTGAGTCCTCGTGCTTATCCGAAAAAAAATCAACCTAAGCAGTTCCAAGGTTGATATTACAGTCTTGCGAAATGTATGAGTAACGAAAAAGTTTAAAAGTGCAGGCAGAACAGTGGCGGCGAGACAACAGTTATTTACTGGGGCCCAAAGCTGCAGTAACCTGTTGTACGCCAATCTTTTGGGTGAAGTGTGCTGACCAAAATCACATTGAAGCTCAAATGAAAGAGATGATGTGAGCTTGGTGTAGAAATTTTGTAACTCAAGTATGGTTATGGAATGTTAGTTCATTACTATTCCATTTAAAACATTACCGAATTTTCCCATGACTATTGCGTCTTACGTTCCAAAGCAACCCAACTTACCACTCCTTTTCGGTACAAGGCTTCTGGATTTTTGCTTTGTCTGCACTTCTTCAAGAACCTCGACACTTTGTGGTTTTTTGGCCACGGAACGATTTCAAACCTGTCGAGGGACACCCGCTGGTAAATGTTCTTTGCCTCGGAAACTTCGTTGAACAACTTACAGCTGCAAAATAATAGAAATGATCCATTAAACTAAAACGAAAAGCACAGAATGGAACAAGAATACGCCTCTTCCAGTTTGTATCATCCATAGCAGAACGAACCACAGTTTTGCCCGGAAAAGATCAGCGGATGAAGAAGACGCGACACGTGCAAGCACCTCGGATAGCACCTCGGTTGGAAGGGAGAGGATGGAGGTTCGTGAACTCCGTTTTTGTGCGTTGGCCATGACCGGTTAACTCCTTTTACTGGGCACAGTTTAGTGAATCCCTGAAAGCCCCAAGAATGGAGTAAACTTCAAACAAAAACTACTTCCTCATAAAATCCAAAAATGATAGATCAGGTGTAATATCCCACTGTTTCTGGACATCCGACTAACCTTAGCGTTCGTTCGAACAGAAATGGGAAAGTGGCGACTTCTCCTGCAAACGACGCAACATTCTGTCGTCAAAAAACTGTCATCCGTAACATTTTTTCAAACCAACCAACGTATGTGTCAATACGGTCAATTCATCAGAACCGTAACAATACACCGATAGCAAGGGAAGATGAACAGTCATGAACTACACGTACATCGTAAATTTACGGGCGTTAATCGCATAGCAAAGGAGGTTCCACAGTGATAAACAGGGAGGGTTAGTTCGTACCTGTGGTCGTCAACCAACTCGTAGAAGCCGGTAGCACAGATTTGGCAGACAGGTCGGGCGGGGTAAATGGCAACCAAAAGGTCGCGTCCGATGCATATCCACACTGACTCCTCGTATGCTGCCACGAACGGGGTAAATGGCAACCAAAAGGTCGCGTCCTTCAAACTTGTCCAGACTCACTCCTCGTATGCTGCCACGAACGTCGTAACCCGAACCCATTAATTGAGAAGACGCACAAAGAGCTGGTGTTGACAAATGTTTGGGTAAatgccataaagagctggtgtttttCCTCTGTAACGCTCGAAATTCCACACTTTGGGGGGGGAAAGTTTAAACCGACACTGTTCAGTGTGTTTACACAACGGCGGAGGCGTTGATGGGCTAAACAGGAAAAACGATGAGAAGTTCAAGTAAGACAAGCTTTTTGTGGGATAATTGATGTGGCGGGGACGGGCGTGGAGGGGAGGCAAACCCGATTTACATATTGGAAAATCAACCCGTTTCGGTACTGGAGCGTGTATTCCGAATCGGGTTATGCGGAAGCCAAATTACTTTGGCAGCAgattacaatctattgatattaaCAATTGTAATTAtgtttttatataatttattaatattatatacacatatattatAAGGGATACCCTCAGAAACCTCCCCCGAATTAGCttatggaaaaatcatgaaatggaTATTTTATGGACGATAGCCAAAAAGAGCTCGCGTTTTATTCAAGAActtgtttattttcatttaatccgataaataaatttgtaatcgaaaaaatgggtactcttttCTTATAATAAAGGAGAGCCATAAAGAGCATCAGTTTTATTGTAAATCgagtttattttttatattatccgataaatatatttatttatggaAAAAAGGGTACTCTGTTATTATAATGCAGGAAgaccataaagagctggtcttaTACTACAAAGTGATACTTTACAGACTGGGACCACGATTTGGTGAGGCTTTTCCAGCAGTAATACTtttgttataaaactaataaaattaaatactaTAATTGAATTGAAAACATACTAGGTTACAAGTTACGTCCGCTACTAAACCCTTGTTCCCTATAAAACTTTCGGtatgtttccaaaaaaaaatctgaaacttAACGTACTACAAAACATGCCACTTTATTTTTAAGAGCTGGTATAGTATGCGTTGTTTGTTCAAATTTTCCTAAACCGTCATATAATTAttgttatgtgaaataaaaacCATACTAGTTCTGTCTTGGCCGGTAGTTGCTGCTATAAAGAGCTAGTATGTTTGCCACAAAAATTTGGttcaaaacatactagttttccaCCGTCCGCTATTTAACCAATATTTcctataaagagctggtatgtttccCATACAAAGAAGGTACAATGTTTGCCATATAGAGCTGGTATGTCATGCGCAATTtcgttttcttattttaactttcacatattcaatttatgttaaatacataaatttaactttcaaaaattgGCGCCAAATTACTTCTTCTATTGCCGCCTAGcagtaataattttttaatcaccttCATTACATATTAAATTTCTGTTATTGTCGTTAAATGTAATTACCAACCAGCTTTTGGAATTGTCAATTAGTTTACGTGAGTACAATTTATAAGCTGATATACTAATATTCGTTTTGCATAGGTTTCCTCTATTACGAGTTTCTTCCATTTAATtagttctctctctcttgcatttaattagtttaattactTACTTATTTTatgttaaatagataacctactagTTCACTTAAAATTTGTCAAACTCGGCATTTTTCCTGGCACATCCGgtgcttacaaaatttttttttttgtacttataACCCCTCAACTTTAGTAATCATTCTAATAATTTATTCTTCTTTCAATCTTCTACCAATACAAGGACCAAAGGGGCATCCATGGAATAAAAATACCTTCTCACACATGAAAATAATATTGTAATCAGATTTGGACTGCGTTGTTACCAAAAAACGCAATAGAGTAAGGGAGGTCAGTGAAATTTCTGTTAAATGGGATGGGATGCCACTGAAATTTAAATCAACCTCAGGGGAGGATAGTGAGATTATTCATATTTATTGTATTCGTTCCGAAACATCAACTATACATGATGGGAGACTCCAAGTACTGAACCAAGCAATAACCTCATCCACACCcaaataagcaaacaaatgtGTTGACTACTGTTGGCGAAAACCTATTCCCTCCAACCCCCAAATTCTTGTTAAAGCTGCTGTCCGTCGACACCGTGGGAGCGCCGTGTCCTTGTGTTTCGCAGAGATAAAGTTAGGCGGTGTCGCGGAGGAGATTAACCTTTGCGAATGGCTTCTTCGTCTTCAGCCGGGTCGGTCAATAGCACGGTGTGGCCTACATTATATTGCAATTGTGGTCGAAGCTGTGCAGTTCGGGTTGTCTGGAAGTCTGAAGCAAACAGGGGGCGCCACTACTATCGCTGCGCTAACGCCCTGGTATGTTCTTCGGTAGAACTGTTTCTTCCATTAATTTCGGATTGCTAAGGTAGTTGTATTGCAGAGGCCCTGTCGAACGTTCATTGGCTGGTGTGATGAGTTTGCACGAGCAACGGGGTTTGAAGTTCCCGATCCCGCCCCCCCGTCAAGTACCGCCCCCGTTTTTCCTAATACACCCGCGGCGGAGGTGTCTGCCATCATAGCTGAACTGAGAAGCATGCAAAGGAACGTGACCATCCTTAACATTGCTGTGGTAGCTGTGGTGGCGGTAGTCCTTCTTCTGGTTCTGAAACCGTGAATTCATGTGTTCGCGTTGATTGCATTCCCTCCAAACCCCCCCTACAGTACTGGACTATGGTGTCCGTAAGGATAGAATGGCCATTAAGGCTCGTTTACAGCCTCTTGTATTTGTGGTTGCCACTGCTGTGCTCCTTATGCCTTTTGTCCCTCCGTTGTCAACCGGTGGTTGCCGCATGTGGTTTTTCGGCCAACCGGCGGAGTGTTACTGTTTAAATGGTGATTTT
Coding sequences within it:
- the LOC140013472 gene encoding putative F-box protein At1g67623, with translation MANAQKRSSRTSILSLPTEVLSEVLARVASSSSADLFRAKLCCKLFNEVSEAKNIYQRVSLDRFEIVPWPKNHKVSRFLKKCRQSKNPEALYRKGVVDFFSDKHEDSALENLEEAANSGHADAAYALGIIYIFVGGDELKRKGMRLLMKSRLLQGRVNLCRQNLRALLRMIWVKNPVFLNPTPICCAMTHERKTSSWPMHPDEVEESTCEGCACDEEIRAICAALPYR